The genomic DNA CGTTGTGTGGGGAATGATTGGCGTTAACAGTTTTGTCAACGTTACTAAGGATTGGTACAACACCGTTTGCATTGACCGGCGCCGCGGGCCATTTTCCGGTTCAATGTACAAAATATCCTTGGCAAAATCCAGGTAAAAGGCCGATAGATCAACGGTCATGAACTGCATTAACTTTTTGTTGATGGTCATAAAATCATAGTGATCGTAGGCGGCTTTTACTTCCCGCACTAAGTCGTTTAACCGAATCAGCATGAACTGGTCGACCGAAGGCAGGTCCGCATAGGCCACCGAGTTCGTTTGAGGATCGAAATCACTGGTGTTGGCTAACAGGTAGCGCACCGTATTCCGGATCTTCTTGTAGCTATCGCCCACCGTCTTGAAGTTCCCCATTGAAACGCGCACGTCGGCAGCTGTGTCAACGCTGGTTACCCAGAGGCGAATGATATCGGCCCCCATTTGCTTGATCACATCTGCGGGGGCAATTGTATTCCCTAAGGACTTGCTCATCTTGTGACCCTTGCCATCGAGGGTGAATCCTTGCGACAACAAGTTCTTGTACGGCGCAATTCCGGCCGTGGCCACACTCGTAATCAGACTGGAGTTAAACCAACCCCGGTACTGGTCGGACCCTTCTAAGTAAAGATCAGCTGGATAGGTCAATTCCGGCCGCTCGGCAAGCACGCCCTGGTGGGAAGAACCGGAATCAAACCAGACATCCATAATGTCCGTTTCCTTCGTAAATTCCCCGTTGGGAGAATGGGAGCTGGTAAAGCCGGCTGGCAGCAGGTCCTGGGCGTCCCATTCAAACCACACGTCCGACCCGTGCTCTGCAAACAGGTCCGCAACGTGATTAATCGTTTCGGGTGTCATAATTGGCGTGCCATCTTCAGCGTAGAAGATTGGAAGCGGTACCCCCCAGACCCGTTGTCTAGAAATGACCCAGTCCCCCCGATCCCGAATCATGTTATAGAGCCGCTGGTGCCCCCATTCCGGATCAAAGTTAACCGTATCAATGGCATCCAAAATTTGTTGCCGAATCTTTGTAACCGATGCAAACCACTGGGGCGTTGCCCGGTAAATCACTGGTTTTTTCGTCCGCCAGTCAAAGGGATAACTGTGTTCATACGGCATGTAGTGGAGCAGTTGTCCCTGGGCTTTTAGTTTATCCAACGCAATTTGGTTCGCGTCTTCGTAAAAGACCCCAGCAAAGTCAGGACCGGCATCGGCAGTCAGGTACCCCTTGTCATCGACCGGGGCAAAGATTGGTAAGTCGTACTGCTTTCCAATGTTGTAGTCATCTTCCCCGTAACCAGGGGCCGTGTGCACGAGTCCCGTTCCGGCATCTGCCGTTACAAAATCACCGAGCATCGTTACTAACTGCCACTCTGAATCAAAGGGATGGGTGGCTAAGACCCGGTCTAAATCGCGGCCCTTGATCTGCTTGACGGTCCGCACGTTTTGCCAGCCAAATAATTCGGCATCGGCTGCCACTAAAGTAGCGGCCAACACGTACTGGTTCGGATCATCATCGTGTTGGACCACCACGTAATCAAAGTCGGGGTTCACCGTGATTCCTTCTGAAGCTGGAATCGTCCACGGCGTCGTCGTCCAAACCACCATGTAGGTGTGCTCGTTGTCAAGGACGCCCTTGCCATCAACCACCTGTTCCGCGTAGAACGCAGACGGTGACTCAACGTCATGGTATTCAACTTCGGCTTCTGCAAGTGCAGATTCGGATGACCAGGACCAGATTACGGGCTTCAGGCCCTTGTAAATCAAGCCCTGTTCGGCCATCTTCCCAAAGACTCGAACTTCAGCGGCTTCATACTCTGGTTGCAGCGTCAAGTACGGATGGTCCCAGTCCCCCTGCACTCCCAACCGCTTAAATTCCGTCCGTTGGCGGTCAACTTGTTCTAACGCATAGTCATGGCAAAGCTTCCGGAATTCGTTAGTTGACATCTGCTTACGGTCATAGCCGGCCTTTTTGAGCTGTTGTTCAATCGGTAAGCCGTGGGTATCCCAGCCGGGAACAAACGGTGCCCGAAACCCGTTCATGGACTTATAGCGCACGATAAAGTCCTTGGTAATTTTGTTCATGGCGTGCCCCATGTGAATATCACCGTTAGCGTATGGCGGGCCATCGTGAAGCACAAACGTGGGCTTGCCTTCATTTAACCGTTGCCGTTGTTGGTACAAGTGGTTAGTCTCCCACACCTGCTCGCGTTCGAGCTCTTTGACGGGAAGGTTTCCCCGCATTTTGAACTTGGTTTTTCCCAAGTTCAAAGTATCTTTAATCCGCA from Fructilactobacillus ixorae includes the following:
- the ileS gene encoding isoleucine--tRNA ligase — its product is MRIKDTLNLGKTKFKMRGNLPVKELEREQVWETNHLYQQRQRLNEGKPTFVLHDGPPYANGDIHMGHAMNKITKDFIVRYKSMNGFRAPFVPGWDTHGLPIEQQLKKAGYDRKQMSTNEFRKLCHDYALEQVDRQRTEFKRLGVQGDWDHPYLTLQPEYEAAEVRVFGKMAEQGLIYKGLKPVIWSWSSESALAEAEVEYHDVESPSAFYAEQVVDGKGVLDNEHTYMVVWTTTPWTIPASEGITVNPDFDYVVVQHDDDPNQYVLAATLVAADAELFGWQNVRTVKQIKGRDLDRVLATHPFDSEWQLVTMLGDFVTADAGTGLVHTAPGYGEDDYNIGKQYDLPIFAPVDDKGYLTADAGPDFAGVFYEDANQIALDKLKAQGQLLHYMPYEHSYPFDWRTKKPVIYRATPQWFASVTKIRQQILDAIDTVNFDPEWGHQRLYNMIRDRGDWVISRQRVWGVPLPIFYAEDGTPIMTPETINHVADLFAEHGSDVWFEWDAQDLLPAGFTSSHSPNGEFTKETDIMDVWFDSGSSHQGVLAERPELTYPADLYLEGSDQYRGWFNSSLITSVATAGIAPYKNLLSQGFTLDGKGHKMSKSLGNTIAPADVIKQMGADIIRLWVTSVDTAADVRVSMGNFKTVGDSYKKIRNTVRYLLANTSDFDPQTNSVAYADLPSVDQFMLIRLNDLVREVKAAYDHYDFMTINKKLMQFMTVDLSAFYLDFAKDILYIEPENGPRRRSMQTVLYQSLVTLTKLLTPIIPHTTEEIWQFCQEPEEFVQLADMPSVRELANETEIRSEWEAFLKLRKDVLKAMEAARTDKIIGKPSEAKLILYVNGTVKQLLNQLDVDLAQILMVSDLDIKPIEAAEDGVSTFGDQLAIEVQHADGTVCARCRLIKPDVGSDPDYPEFCARCAKLVRSEYPATATTGFEE